In Candidatus Methylomirabilota bacterium, a genomic segment contains:
- a CDS encoding acetyl-CoA synthetase: MGGLDKIFSPRTIAVIGASEQQGSVGRAIMENLLAQKTASIFPVNPKRKTILGIDACTRIADVPATVDLAVIATPAHSVPDMVEVCGEAGVGGIIIISAGFKEAGEKGQALEDKIREIRKRYGMRIVGPNCLGVIRPITGLNASFLNVRPEAGRIAFISQSGALGSAILDWAMYARVGFSLFASLGSMIDIDFGDLIDFLGDDPETKSIMLYMEGVGNAKKFISAAKGFARNKPIIVLKPGRFAESAKAAVSHTGSMAGEDQTYDAAFKRVGVVRVRDIADLFNVAEVLHAKQLPKRPEIAIVTNAGGAGVIATDRLMELGGRLAQLTDDSIGALNDHLPAYWSKANPVDILGDADIVRYEKAVTTCLDDPGVGGVITIYTPQGAAQPEDLAGRFTAIADRSHKPFITVWMGGGQVEEARRITLQHNIPTYETPEEAVKTYLYMYRYGRNLQLLYETPETLPVDQAPPKHNLKAFIAEFRKEGRVLLTEKESKRFLTNYGIPTVRPYLTKGTAEAISAAQMVGYPVVLKIVSPDIPHKSNVGGVVTGIASDRELRTEYGRMIKRVQKKAPEATLAGISVQKMIEHVDYELILGMKKDKDFGSVILFGMGGIGVEMFQDFSIGLPPLNQTLARRMMEETKVFRMIQGYRGRPPADMKQLEQILVSFSNLIIDFPEIAEIDINPLAISEGKAHALDARIVLEKEAVEYTGAYPHLVIAPYPTQYVIPWRLTDGTEVLLRPIRPEDEPLEHEMLSTLSEETLRGRFFQVLKKITHEMLIRYCNIDYDREMAIVAELRTGEKRRIIGIGRLIIEPDFRSSEFAVVVHDDFQGKGLGYKLVDMLIGVAQDKGLAEVTGTVLTDNTSMLRVCETLGFRTTHQPEGVSKVRLAVK; encoded by the coding sequence ATGGGTGGCCTCGACAAGATCTTCAGTCCGCGGACAATAGCCGTTATCGGCGCCTCCGAGCAGCAAGGTTCCGTGGGACGGGCGATTATGGAGAACCTCCTCGCGCAAAAGACGGCGTCGATCTTTCCGGTCAATCCAAAACGGAAAACTATTCTAGGGATAGATGCCTGCACCCGGATTGCAGATGTGCCGGCCACGGTTGATCTTGCCGTCATTGCCACCCCCGCGCATTCCGTACCTGATATGGTCGAGGTCTGTGGAGAGGCGGGCGTAGGCGGGATCATTATTATCTCGGCTGGGTTCAAGGAGGCCGGTGAAAAGGGTCAGGCGCTGGAGGATAAGATCCGGGAGATTCGGAAACGGTACGGTATGCGGATTGTCGGGCCCAACTGTCTCGGCGTCATCCGACCGATTACCGGGCTGAACGCTTCCTTTCTGAATGTGCGTCCTGAAGCGGGGCGGATCGCGTTTATTTCCCAGAGCGGGGCGCTGGGGAGCGCCATCCTTGACTGGGCCATGTATGCCCGCGTCGGCTTCAGCCTCTTTGCATCGCTTGGCTCGATGATCGATATCGACTTTGGGGATCTGATCGATTTCCTGGGCGATGACCCGGAGACCAAAAGCATCATGCTCTATATGGAGGGGGTCGGGAATGCGAAGAAGTTCATCAGCGCCGCGAAGGGGTTTGCGAGAAATAAACCGATCATCGTGCTCAAACCCGGACGGTTCGCTGAAAGCGCAAAAGCGGCGGTGTCTCATACCGGATCAATGGCAGGAGAGGATCAGACCTATGATGCCGCCTTTAAGCGGGTCGGCGTCGTACGGGTCAGAGATATTGCGGATCTCTTCAACGTCGCGGAGGTCCTGCACGCGAAGCAACTGCCGAAGAGGCCGGAGATTGCCATCGTCACCAACGCGGGAGGCGCCGGGGTCATTGCAACCGATAGGTTGATGGAGTTGGGCGGACGGCTGGCGCAACTGACCGATGACAGCATCGGGGCACTGAACGACCATCTCCCCGCCTATTGGAGCAAGGCGAACCCGGTCGACATCTTGGGAGATGCGGACATTGTGCGCTACGAGAAGGCCGTTACGACCTGTCTGGACGATCCCGGTGTGGGCGGCGTGATTACGATCTATACGCCGCAGGGGGCCGCGCAACCGGAAGATCTTGCCGGACGGTTCACAGCGATTGCCGATCGAAGCCATAAACCGTTCATTACCGTGTGGATGGGTGGCGGACAGGTGGAAGAGGCCAGGCGGATCACCCTTCAGCACAACATCCCCACCTACGAGACGCCGGAAGAGGCGGTCAAGACCTACCTTTACATGTATCGGTACGGACGGAACCTCCAGCTCCTGTATGAGACGCCGGAGACGTTGCCGGTCGACCAGGCGCCGCCCAAACATAACCTGAAGGCCTTTATCGCCGAGTTTCGCAAAGAGGGAAGAGTGCTCCTGACTGAGAAAGAGTCGAAGCGATTTCTAACAAATTACGGTATCCCCACGGTCAGACCGTATCTGACAAAGGGTACAGCGGAGGCTATCAGTGCCGCACAGATGGTGGGCTATCCGGTCGTCTTGAAGATCGTGTCTCCGGACATCCCTCACAAAAGCAACGTCGGCGGTGTCGTGACAGGGATTGCCTCCGACCGTGAGTTGAGGACTGAATATGGACGTATGATCAAAAGGGTACAGAAGAAGGCGCCGGAGGCGACCCTTGCCGGGATCTCCGTTCAGAAGATGATAGAACATGTCGATTACGAACTGATCCTGGGAATGAAGAAGGATAAAGACTTCGGTTCGGTCATCCTCTTTGGGATGGGGGGGATCGGCGTTGAGATGTTTCAGGACTTCTCCATCGGTCTGCCGCCATTAAACCAGACCCTGGCGAGACGGATGATGGAGGAGACGAAGGTCTTCAGGATGATCCAGGGGTACCGAGGGAGGCCCCCTGCGGACATGAAGCAGTTGGAGCAGATCCTGGTCAGCTTTTCCAATCTGATTATCGATTTTCCGGAGATTGCCGAGATCGACATCAACCCGCTCGCGATCTCAGAAGGCAAGGCACACGCCCTTGACGCCAGGATTGTTCTTGAAAAGGAGGCTGTCGAGTACACCGGCGCGTATCCCCATTTGGTGATCGCCCCCTACCCCACGCAATATGTCATCCCCTGGCGATTAACCGACGGCACCGAGGTGCTGCTGAGGCCGATCCGGCCGGAGGATGAACCGCTGGAACATGAGATGCTCTCGACCCTGTCAGAGGAGACATTGCGGGGGCGATTCTTTCAGGTCTTGAAGAAGATCACCCACGAGATGCTGATTCGGTACTGCAATATCGACTACGACCGGGAGATGGCGATCGTCGCGGAGCTGAGGACGGGAGAGAAGAGGCGGATTATCGGTATCGGGCGGTTGATCATCGAACCGGATTTCAGGAGCAGCGAATTCGCCGTCGTGGTCCACGACGATTTTCAGGGAAAGGGCCTGGGTTACAAACTGGTGGATATGCTGATTGGTGTAGCCCAGGATAAAGGGTTGGCGGAGGTCACCGGTACCGTCCTCACCGACAACACGAGTATGCTCCGGGTCTGTGAGACCCTCGGATTCCGGACCACGCATCAGCCTGAAGGCGTAAGCAAGGTCAGGCTGGCGGTGAAATAA
- a CDS encoding nucleoside diphosphate kinase regulator encodes MEKRTIYITELDMERLTKRLLESRAIPERDQGNLSRLEQELMSAEVVPADKIPHDVITMNSTVRLKDLETNTELTYTLVYPADANAGRNRISVLAPIGTALIGYRVGDVITWEVPAGLRRLQVEEVIYQPEAAGHYDR; translated from the coding sequence GTGGAAAAAAGAACGATCTACATAACAGAGCTTGACATGGAGCGGTTGACGAAGCGTCTATTGGAGTCCCGAGCCATTCCTGAGCGTGATCAGGGGAATCTGTCGAGATTAGAACAGGAATTAATGAGCGCCGAAGTTGTTCCGGCGGACAAGATTCCGCATGATGTCATTACGATGAATTCCACTGTGCGCCTGAAAGACCTGGAGACGAACACAGAACTGACCTACACCCTGGTCTATCCGGCCGATGCGAATGCAGGCCGGAATAGGATTTCCGTCCTGGCACCTATCGGCACTGCCCTGATCGGATACCGGGTCGGGGATGTTATAACCTGGGAGGTTCCGGCCGGGCTGAGAAGATTGCAGGTGGAAGAGGTCATTTACCAGCCGGAAGCTGCGGGTCACTATGATCGATAG
- a CDS encoding transcriptional regulator — protein MTTQIKQDSLGSTEVLQGFSLFSALPEDILQHVWQGTDKVRYSRGDTIVTEEQQCQHLHLVASGVVKIYKLSEDGREQIIHVMKSGGFFGEDIVFGGERYEATAEALCKTLLYNIKRTALEALVLEYPPFALALLASFGRRLKRLMMLIGEAALLDVRKRLCRVLLELAEEERDGHADRSVIRIRQTELAARVGTARETLSRMLGKLERDGLITRKGWGIVLLNIPSLHREVPHWREDLQLFPLGPSQSRQ, from the coding sequence ATGACGACACAGATCAAACAGGATTCGTTGGGATCTACGGAGGTGCTCCAGGGATTTTCGCTGTTTTCCGCTCTGCCCGAGGACATCCTGCAGCATGTGTGGCAAGGAACTGATAAGGTGAGATACAGCCGAGGCGACACCATCGTGACCGAGGAGCAGCAGTGCCAACATCTGCATCTGGTGGCGTCCGGCGTCGTGAAGATCTATAAACTCTCCGAGGACGGACGAGAGCAGATCATCCATGTGATGAAATCCGGCGGCTTCTTCGGCGAGGACATCGTATTCGGTGGCGAGCGTTATGAGGCTACCGCCGAAGCGCTCTGCAAGACCCTTCTCTATAACATTAAGAGGACGGCGCTTGAGGCATTGGTTCTGGAGTATCCACCCTTTGCCTTGGCGCTCCTGGCGAGTTTCGGTCGCCGCCTCAAGCGGCTTATGATGCTTATCGGTGAAGCTGCCCTTTTGGATGTGCGGAAAAGACTGTGTCGTGTCCTCCTGGAGCTGGCCGAGGAAGAACGAGATGGCCACGCCGATAGATCTGTCATCCGGATTCGTCAGACCGAATTGGCCGCTCGCGTCGGAACGGCGAGAGAAACACTCAGTCGAATGCTGGGCAAACTGGAGCGCGATGGGTTGATCACGCGAAAAGGCTGGGGGATCGTTCTTCTGAACATCCCTTCTCTCCATAGAGAAGTCCCCCATTGGCGAGAGGATCTCCAGCTCTTCCCCCTCGGTCCCAGCCAGTCACGCCAGTGA
- a CDS encoding thioredoxin family protein: protein MKTRGIYYHAGCPVCLAAEHGMLPALDANRFDIEMVDLGKEKARIAEAESKGVKSVPALVLGGQVFHINFGADLAALK, encoded by the coding sequence ATGAAAACACGAGGTATCTATTACCATGCCGGTTGTCCTGTATGTCTCGCCGCAGAGCACGGGATGCTTCCGGCGCTTGACGCGAACCGGTTCGATATCGAAATGGTTGACCTCGGTAAAGAGAAGGCTCGCATCGCGGAGGCCGAATCCAAAGGGGTCAAGTCGGTGCCGGCGCTGGTCCTTGGTGGGCAGGTCTTTCACATCAACTTCGGGGCCGATCTGGCCGCACTCAAGTAA
- a CDS encoding hydroxylamine oxidoreductase yields MLVDPYDVRKPRIMISDSGVDERGAVMSYRDQERRQTLLPIFAIVVAIMIAPWWNPAGAAESPYLPHGAGAYRDQWLAPSVFQWLDPNLFTPRNPIQGVFQGEACVACHTGITPTIVNDWKVSKHAPAKVSCTACHGNDHQKLSMPKPETCEGCHKTQVTQYREELKAGHPAHARAMDPDVYENAWQMHKPPAEVVGCAQCHRIGSVGCDSCHTRHKFSAAEARKPSACMSCHSGVDHRDYEVWENAKHGNIWHAEQQETDWTKPLARGNYRFPTCAYCHMPGGDHNTVRNTVYAAMGMQEVNRGAPEHQAKRDRWIGVCSDCHSSRFARAQLEYMDEAVGISFQKVREAKQILEDLYKEGLMEPMPAFLAPGWKGGHAASFGGMNYNVPAIERLFYEMVAYATTNTFKGAAHSSGGSATYTFGAFEADKYLAAIKSEAEKMRRLARIEQKVGVPYQPSEFWTHGEYTDTLKVIKEPAEKRTNQR; encoded by the coding sequence ATGCTTGTGGACCCATACGACGTACGCAAACCAAGAATAATGATTTCCGATTCAGGGGTAGACGAAAGGGGGGCTGTTATGAGCTATAGAGATCAAGAGCGGCGGCAGACGCTGCTGCCGATCTTCGCGATCGTCGTTGCGATCATGATCGCCCCATGGTGGAATCCCGCGGGTGCGGCGGAATCCCCGTATTTGCCGCACGGGGCTGGCGCATACCGGGATCAGTGGCTGGCCCCATCGGTCTTTCAGTGGCTGGATCCGAATCTCTTCACCCCTCGCAATCCCATTCAGGGGGTCTTCCAGGGGGAGGCCTGTGTTGCCTGCCATACCGGGATCACACCGACCATCGTCAATGATTGGAAGGTGAGCAAACACGCGCCGGCCAAGGTCTCCTGTACCGCCTGCCACGGCAACGACCATCAGAAGCTCTCTATGCCAAAGCCGGAGACCTGCGAAGGCTGTCATAAGACCCAGGTCACCCAATACAGGGAAGAGTTGAAGGCCGGTCACCCGGCTCATGCCCGCGCGATGGACCCGGACGTGTATGAGAATGCCTGGCAGATGCACAAGCCGCCGGCTGAGGTCGTCGGGTGCGCGCAGTGCCATCGGATCGGCAGCGTCGGGTGCGATAGCTGCCACACGCGGCACAAATTCTCGGCGGCGGAGGCCCGCAAACCCAGCGCCTGCATGAGCTGTCACAGCGGGGTGGATCATCGGGACTACGAGGTCTGGGAGAACGCCAAGCACGGCAATATCTGGCATGCAGAACAGCAGGAGACGGATTGGACCAAGCCGCTGGCCCGCGGTAACTACCGGTTCCCCACCTGCGCCTACTGTCATATGCCGGGGGGCGACCACAATACGGTACGCAATACCGTCTATGCCGCCATGGGGATGCAGGAGGTCAATCGCGGGGCGCCGGAACATCAGGCAAAACGGGATCGATGGATCGGGGTGTGCAGCGATTGCCACTCTTCCAGATTCGCACGGGCGCAGCTTGAGTACATGGATGAAGCGGTCGGCATCAGCTTTCAGAAGGTGCGGGAGGCCAAACAGATTCTCGAAGACCTGTATAAGGAGGGCCTCATGGAACCGATGCCCGCGTTCCTGGCCCCGGGCTGGAAGGGCGGGCATGCGGCGAGCTTCGGCGGCATGAACTATAACGTCCCCGCTATCGAGCGGCTCTTTTACGAGATGGTGGCCTATGCCACGACCAATACCTTCAAGGGCGCGGCGCACAGCTCAGGCGGCTCAGCCACCTACACCTTCGGCGCCTTTGAGGCCGACAAGTATCTGGCCGCCATCAAGAGCGAGGCGGAGAAGATGCGACGGCTGGCCAGGATCGAGCAGAAGGTCGGTGTGCCGTATCAACCGTCCGAATTCTGGACGCACGGCGAGTACACCGATACCCTGAAGGTCATCAAGGAACCGGCGGAGAAGAGAACGAACCAAAGGTAA
- a CDS encoding triphosphoribosyl-dephospho-CoA synthase, translating to MVRPAADHRGRDRPGNRRSPAQSARTPSSVGALLAAPDVRSEVSLNPPTPNPQPPTPDSIALAAQLACLLEVSADKPGNVTPFADFADTSYTDFLASSVILGQVLRNGAAAATGSLVLDTVRETTRSVGRNTNLGIALLFAPLAKAALRKGRQPLRIRLHRVLAALTPYDGQKVYEAIRLAEPGGLGQADQLDVRAVRGRVSLLNAMRAAADRDSIAREYITDFEITFTIGAPTLTDCLREFGDAGPAVVQTYLTILSRVPDSLIARKCGAHEAARISREAGKILAVGGVCTEQGWRRLQRWDRALRKDGNRLNPGTTADLTAAALFVVTLEQGTAFVLGRRPRA from the coding sequence CTGGTCCGGCCTGCAGCGGACCACCGAGGTCGAGATCGCCCAGGCAATCGCCGATCACCTGCTCAGTCAGCTCGGACACCGAGCAGCGTAGGGGCGCTGCTTGCTGCGCCCGATGTGAGGTCTGAGGTGTCACTGAATCCCCCAACCCCCAACCCCCAACCCCCAACCCCTGATTCTATCGCCCTCGCCGCCCAGCTTGCCTGCCTTCTGGAGGTGAGCGCCGATAAGCCGGGCAACGTCACCCCGTTCGCCGACTTCGCCGACACCAGCTACACCGACTTTTTGGCCAGTTCCGTCATCCTGGGGCAGGTCCTTCGGAACGGGGCTGCTGCGGCAACCGGCTCGCTGGTTCTCGACACTGTTCGAGAGACGACGCGATCAGTCGGCCGGAACACCAATCTGGGCATTGCCCTTCTCTTTGCTCCGCTCGCTAAGGCTGCCTTGCGCAAGGGGCGGCAACCGCTGCGAATCCGACTTCACCGTGTCCTGGCCGCCCTTACACCCTACGATGGGCAGAAAGTATACGAGGCGATCCGCCTGGCCGAACCGGGCGGTCTCGGGCAGGCGGATCAGTTAGACGTGCGAGCCGTTCGCGGCAGGGTATCCCTCCTCAACGCAATGCGCGCCGCCGCCGACCGGGACTCGATCGCGCGCGAGTACATCACCGACTTCGAGATCACCTTCACCATCGGCGCGCCGACACTCACAGACTGTCTCAGAGAATTTGGCGACGCCGGACCAGCGGTCGTTCAGACCTATCTGACGATTCTGTCGCGCGTGCCCGACTCCCTCATCGCGCGCAAATGCGGGGCACACGAGGCCGCCAGAATCTCGCGGGAGGCAGGAAAGATCCTCGCCGTCGGTGGGGTCTGTACAGAGCAGGGGTGGCGACGACTTCAACGGTGGGACCGCGCGCTCCGCAAGGACGGCAACCGGCTCAATCCAGGAACGACCGCAGACCTGACCGCCGCCGCCCTCTTCGTCGTAACGTTGGAGCAGGGGACAGCATTCGTGCTGGGTAGACGCCCACGTGCTTGA
- a CDS encoding methenyltetrahydromethanopterin cyclohydrolase, with amino-acid sequence MSLSLNHQAVEILNRMADRASALGISVSTLKNGARLVDLGVKAPGGLLAGKGLAEICLGGLGEVSFLPLDYGDFSFSSISVAIDGPVLPCLGSQYAGWRIHRGKFFGMGSGPARALARTEELFETIRIRDDADVAVLVLESGRLPDEEVADYVAEKCGVKADRVSLAVAATRSVAGAVQIAARSVETAMHKLFELDFDVTKTLSGFGTCPIATPAADDLTAIGRTNDCVLYGSKVYLTVSSTDDEIAALIDKVPSCASRDYGQLFRELFKRYDGDFYKIDPFLFSPARIAITNAATGRTFRAGRFNADLLHASLLS; translated from the coding sequence GTGTCGCTCAGTCTGAATCACCAAGCCGTTGAGATCCTGAACCGCATGGCTGATCGGGCCTCCGCGCTCGGGATCTCGGTCTCGACGCTCAAGAACGGCGCCAGGCTGGTCGATCTTGGGGTCAAGGCGCCGGGCGGCCTGCTGGCGGGGAAGGGGCTGGCGGAGATCTGTCTCGGCGGGTTGGGCGAGGTCTCTTTTCTCCCGCTCGACTACGGTGACTTCTCGTTTTCCAGCATCAGTGTCGCGATCGACGGCCCGGTGCTCCCGTGCCTCGGCTCACAGTACGCCGGGTGGCGGATCCATCGCGGCAAGTTTTTCGGGATGGGGTCCGGTCCGGCTCGGGCGCTGGCGCGGACCGAGGAGCTGTTTGAGACGATCCGTATCCGGGATGATGCCGACGTGGCGGTTCTGGTGCTGGAGAGCGGCCGCCTGCCGGATGAAGAGGTGGCGGATTACGTCGCAGAAAAGTGCGGTGTCAAGGCAGACCGCGTATCCCTGGCGGTCGCGGCTACGCGAAGCGTCGCCGGGGCGGTACAGATCGCGGCGCGCTCGGTCGAGACGGCGATGCATAAGCTGTTCGAGCTTGACTTTGACGTGACCAAGACACTCAGCGGGTTCGGGACCTGCCCCATCGCGACCCCCGCTGCCGACGACTTGACGGCCATCGGGCGGACCAACGACTGCGTCCTGTACGGCAGCAAGGTCTATCTGACGGTGTCGTCGACCGATGACGAGATCGCGGCGTTGATCGATAAGGTCCCGTCATGTGCGTCGCGGGACTACGGCCAACTGTTCCGCGAACTGTTCAAGCGGTATGACGGGGATTTCTACAAGATCGATCCGTTCCTCTTCAGCCCGGCGAGAATCGCCATCACCAACGCCGCCACCGGCCGAACCTTCAGGGCCGGCCGCTTCAACGCCGACCTGCTCCACGCCTCCCTCCTTAGCTAA